In candidate division KSB1 bacterium, the following are encoded in one genomic region:
- a CDS encoding type II toxin-antitoxin system MqsA family antitoxin, whose product MICDVCGREGARVRKVTEAHGKGKDLLIIENIPMISCPKCGESYFTADTLHEIERIKLHRKNFALERPVPVASFAY is encoded by the coding sequence ATGATATGCGATGTTTGCGGACGAGAAGGGGCACGAGTTCGTAAAGTAACTGAAGCACACGGCAAGGGAAAAGATTTGCTAATCATTGAGAATATTCCAATGATTAGCTGCCCAAAATGTGGTGAGAGTTATTTTACAGCAGACACCCTACATGAGATTGAGCGTATCAAACTTCACCGCAAGAATTTTGCATTGGAACGTCCCGTGCCAGTTGCTTCATTT
- a CDS encoding DUF4258 domain-containing protein, producing the protein MREKVRRCEYVVTAHARKEMIDDDFAIYDVERGILTGEILARQKDQITAEWKYRINGKTISGDEIELIVKLSPTNKLVIITVYEP; encoded by the coding sequence ATGCGAGAAAAAGTTCGCAGGTGTGAATATGTGGTGACTGCTCATGCAAGAAAGGAAATGATTGATGATGACTTTGCAATCTACGATGTTGAAAGAGGAATTCTTACAGGCGAGATATTGGCACGCCAAAAAGACCAAATAACGGCTGAGTGGAAATACCGCATCAATGGAAAAACAATTTCCGGTGATGAGATTGAATTAATCGTAAAACTTAGTCCAACAAATAAACTTGTAATCATAACTGTTTATGAACCATGA